TTCCAGGTCCACCCTGACACTAAGTAGATGAAAGGTCAACAGttgtaaaacatcaataaaaaatgtcacactACTGGTGAACATTTAAGATATCTACTGATGGATTATAATATGTACAAATGCATTTGCTCACAATTTTAGGTGAAATGATTAACGATATTTGGAGGGTATatgcatgtaaataaaatattgttgCTGCACTTGACTGAGATTAAACCATCTGGATGCATATAAGAGATACTAATTGCCAGTCACTAGATAATGTTGATAAAGTCATTATTGCTCATCTCTCATGCTTGCAAAGTACAACAGTGGGAAAGAAGACCAGTCAATGCAATTCTTTATTAAATCAAACCCAGTTATGAAAATTATATAATTTCCCCCAGCAGTACTGAGAGGAATCCAGTTCACATTACCTCTGGAGGTACTGACAATGAGAATTTAGATGACATAACAGCGTGCACAGAGACATCCACTTTTATCTATGAAGATACAGGGGTCTGGGTtgtcattttaaagaaaataagcaCATGTCATCAGTTATTGTTACACTGCATGAAATAACAGTCTACCATCTTTCAAACTGATCAAAACAGTTATCAAATGAATGTCATGAACTTAAATGTTTCGATGCATGCATATCAATGACACTGAGTGCAACAGTAAATCAACCTgagctaaaataaaaataactataGATTACATTTATCATCACTTTCCTCAACTgcatgcaaaaaaaagaaaagtataaGATTTATAAAGCCCAATTCTTACTCAACTGTTCACAGCCTCTACACTAACCTGTAAACATTATGACTTAATACATTGTGCACAACACATAAGCTATTTGCAATAAAAAAGCAACCCTAATTTGTTACCTCGAAGATAGATTTGTCACTGTAAACATTGTGATGAAATCATTGGGAATCATTAGATCTAAGTGCTAACATTTTAAGGATGACATGATTCAAATATGTTGTGAAAATAGCTAATATATATTTCTGCTACTGTGCATTTCTGTATCAAACATGATGAAGTACTAACTAACAATGAGAACGAAGATACCATTTAACAAACTCATGTAACTTAATGGTCTTATGGTTTAAAGGCAACTCCTTCTTATGGTACTTCTTACTGTAACGTTCTTATGAATCCACATCTTGCCAGTGAGATCCTGGGGTCAGTCCTTCTGTTCTGACTTGGAGCTGTAGAACTGAATGACAGCGTATTTGCCGCTGGTCATCCAGTCTGGATCTTGGGAGCCGAGCTTCTCCCCTTGGCCCGGCTGCAGACCGACCTGAACGTTGGCCTTGAGAGTCCTCAAGCTACACAGTGGTGCAGGTCCAAAACCTCGCAGTGCAGTATTGAAGCCCACTGTATAATCCCAGTCCCTGTCCCCCGTCAGCTTTCTGTAGTTGAGATCACCTTTAAACAGCAGCAGGTCTGCCCCCTGCAGGGTCGCATACAGGTCCGGAGCATCCGTTGCCATGTCACAGAACTCATGGGGCTGTGTCCAGAAACGATGATCATGATAGAACCACACGCCCTCCTTCAGGTGGCTCTTCCACTGGACACCATTCTTTGACATCCACTTGTGATTGGCCGCCATGGTCTGCTGGATGGTCCACTGAAAATCGTTAGCTGTGACATCAGAGACAAACCATGGAATGGATTTGCCGTGAAAGTGGATCTCATGGGCAAGGCCGGAGGAAACCAGGAAATCTGCTAGGACCAGGTCAGTGAATAACTCAAAGCCAGCATTGTCTAGAACAATGTCCACTCTGACTGCAGTAGTTTTCTCTGACTGTCCTGGCCTCTGGGCAGAAATAAGAGTTGACCATACCATGTTGGAATCATTCACCAAGATGAAGGGTTGTAGGCTGTTGAGGGAATCTATTGGACTGGTCTTCTGTGAGTTGTCTTGGCCAGCAGAGATAGACAAATCACACTTGTTCCCCCATAGAGAAACCTAGGAagagtcaaataaaaaaaacttaaacctGAACCTATTGTAATGTGTTGACATATGACCCCCGAATATGATTAATGACATAGAAAATGGATGGACAGATTATTTTGTATGactttattcattcatcacatcctttgtcagtttttttattgaaaacggCAGTGGCCAGAAAGGAGGTTGATTAGAGTGGtgagacttaaaaaaaacattaaaattacAGGCCGTAAATGACACTAAAATGCTCCGCAGAGCAGAGGGGAACTTAAGAGTCAGGtaataaataggcctatctATGGGTTTGTCAATACAAGCACGGTTTACATTACATATCACATTTGAACCATCGTTGATAtataaatattgattagtgcagcttttaaCTTTACTTTCTTGATTGTCATGTATAGAAGATCCTTACCTGTAGCAGTTTGTTAAAATGCTCCAACAGCTGATTCTTGGAGAGATCCTCCATGTTCTTGTTGACGCCCTCCAAGTATGTACATAAGGCCATCATAGCCTGCTGAGACTCAAAAAAGCTCTGAGTCTTGCCCTCATTAAACACGTCATAGTCACTGATGGGAGGACTGAAATATAAAAGTGCAAATAAATCACGACTAGAGGAGAACTAGAACACAATATAcagtagaaaaacaagaaaagctGCATGTACTTCTCCTAAGGCTGCAATATTCCAACACTTACCTTTTTTATCATTAAGCGAACATTGTAATTTTGAAGGACGTAATATCCTTGAAGACTTCTTATAATAATGAGAATGATAACACTCAATTTTGCAGTAACAATATACtaaattattttataacaaCTAAGAGTGGAAGCAGAACTGGACAGCTTAAGTTGCCATTGTTTTGCATTCCAATGTGACCAACTATTAAAAAAGACTTGTCCAATGATTTTGCCTTTGCATCTAAACAAATATAGTGACATATCACATATGTCAATACATATCGCAGGGCAGCAATAGTTCCTGTTAAAAGATGAAAATACTTCTCACTTGAGCCACAGGGCCTCCTGTACCCTGCGGTACATGTAGCACTCCACATAAAGCCAAGGAGACTTGAACCAGCTGACGGACTCCTCGTCTCCTTGCAATTTCTGTTGTTTCTGCAGGTACTGGTTCCAGTACTCTGTGTCTTGCAGAGTGTCTGTTAGTGCTAGTACTGGCTTATCAGTTTGCAGCTCATTCCTCATCTTAGACAGCAGAGCTATTGTTTGCTTCTCTGCCTGAATACCCTCCTGCATGAAAACAAAGAGGAAACACGCAGGACCGAATTCAAGTTTTCAAATGGGCCTCATAATTCCGGATGTAGTTAAAGAAAACATCTCTCATTCAAATGATTAACAATTCTTACCTCTCCATATTCTTcaaaaaacttgtttttgttgCGATGTATTGTGTCTATAACTTTAGTCAGGATGGTCGGCAATCTGTCTCTCACGGTCAAATAGGCAAATGACCTGTAGATAAACGATAGGTTAGCCATTGATGTTACACCGACACTTCTTGATACTATAGCAAGTGTAGCTATGCACTAGTAAGCTAATTAACCTAGCAAGATgcaaagttaacgttagccataCTTTTCAGACATTTCGACTGCAGAAATGATACTTGCTGGTATAACGAACCGTGAACAAATAATTAAGTTTACCAAGTCAGCGTTATATGTTACATGTGTAcaacctgctgtgtaacgttacaCTTAGCTGGTTATTACCAACTTAATGAATTTCTGTTAACAAGCTAACGCTACTGCTGGTTTGAACACGACAGTCCTAACTTAGCCGTTTTAATACAGCAGTGCAATTAGCCAAATTATTTAACATGGTGACAAAGGTGTTAGATCAGCTGTCAACATACCCAACCACCTTAGCAGACAATGAAGGAGGAACTCCGTGCACAGTTTGATCAGTCGCCATCATTTTAGCAGTGGGAGACGGTTCAAATTCAAACTTTATTGATACAATTTCCAGGACAGGAACAATGTTTAGGGGTCTGCTTAAGGCATAGACAGTTAAGGCTTGAACGCGACGTTACGTGGCAAAGCAGTTTGTATTAAGCTTGCCATCCTCTTTTTCTGGtaacaaatatttaatatttaaataattttgactttgataaacatatttaatatttaaatatttgcttCCTGGTTCGTTCgttgttttatttataataataatattgcaaTATTGCAGCCTTAGGAGAAGTACATGCAGCTTTTATTGTttatctactgtatatatttgataaacaaatatttaaatatttgtttcctGGTTCGTTGTAGACTTGGGTTTTATTTAGGATACGATGCTACCATCTAGCGGTTAATCTGTAAACTGCAAATTTGGCAAGTTGTGTGTCCTATgattatcaatcaatcaatcaatcaatcaatcactcaATCAAATTGTATGTTTATTTGTCACATCATGTGACAGATAGCCTACAATTTACATGTTGCTGCATGG
The Sander vitreus isolate 19-12246 chromosome 18, sanVit1, whole genome shotgun sequence genome window above contains:
- the dcph1 gene encoding damage-control phosphatase ARMT1 isoform X1 → MMATDQTVHGVPPSLSAKVVGSFAYLTVRDRLPTILTKVIDTIHRNKNKFFEEYGEEGIQAEKQTIALLSKMRNELQTDKPVLALTDTLQDTEYWNQYLQKQQKLQGDEESVSWFKSPWLYVECYMYRRVQEALWLNPPISDYDVFNEGKTQSFFESQQAMMALCTYLEGVNKNMEDLSKNQLLEHFNKLLQVSLWGNKCDLSISAGQDNSQKTSPIDSLNSLQPFILVNDSNMVWSTLISAQRPGQSEKTTAVRVDIVLDNAGFELFTDLVLADFLVSSGLAHEIHFHGKSIPWFVSDVTANDFQWTIQQTMAANHKWMSKNGVQWKSHLKEGVWFYHDHRFWTQPHEFCDMATDAPDLYATLQGADLLLFKGDLNYRKLTGDRDWDYTVGFNTALRGFGPAPLCSLRTLKANVQVGLQPGQGEKLGSQDPDWMTSGKYAVIQFYSSKSEQKD
- the dcph1 gene encoding damage-control phosphatase ARMT1 isoform X2 yields the protein MRNELQTDKPVLALTDTLQDTEYWNQYLQKQQKLQGDEESVSWFKSPWLYVECYMYRRVQEALWLNPPISDYDVFNEGKTQSFFESQQAMMALCTYLEGVNKNMEDLSKNQLLEHFNKLLQVSLWGNKCDLSISAGQDNSQKTSPIDSLNSLQPFILVNDSNMVWSTLISAQRPGQSEKTTAVRVDIVLDNAGFELFTDLVLADFLVSSGLAHEIHFHGKSIPWFVSDVTANDFQWTIQQTMAANHKWMSKNGVQWKSHLKEGVWFYHDHRFWTQPHEFCDMATDAPDLYATLQGADLLLFKGDLNYRKLTGDRDWDYTVGFNTALRGFGPAPLCSLRTLKANVQVGLQPGQGEKLGSQDPDWMTSGKYAVIQFYSSKSEQKD